From a region of the Streptomyces sp. NBC_01454 genome:
- a CDS encoding DUF6760 family protein produces the protein MTYAAGRIEEEVAYLAYHFHWGLDDILDLEHADRRAYVAQSAALVERAEGKQ, from the coding sequence GTGACGTACGCGGCTGGTCGCATCGAGGAGGAAGTCGCCTATCTGGCCTACCACTTCCACTGGGGGCTGGACGACATTCTCGACCTCGAACACGCCGACCGGCGCGCGTACGTGGCGCAGAGCGCGGCCCTGGTCGAGCGGGCCGAAGGGAAGCAGTGA
- a CDS encoding transcriptional regulator has product MTTPEFDPLLLDPTRLSITALLAATRWAEFKFVRDSLSLSDSALSKQISTLSKREYVQVKKGHVGKVPRTWLNLSRTGHLALQAHLAALQDVADRSARHIHDDEHTGSEPPALPG; this is encoded by the coding sequence GTGACCACTCCCGAGTTCGACCCCTTGCTGCTCGATCCCACCCGGCTGTCGATCACGGCACTGCTGGCAGCGACGCGGTGGGCCGAGTTCAAGTTCGTCCGCGACTCGTTGAGCCTGTCGGATTCGGCCCTGTCCAAGCAGATCAGCACGCTGAGCAAACGCGAGTACGTCCAGGTCAAAAAGGGACATGTGGGCAAGGTCCCGCGCACCTGGCTGAACCTGAGCCGCACCGGCCACCTCGCACTGCAGGCCCATCTCGCGGCCCTGCAGGACGTAGCCGACCGGTCGGCGCGGCACATTCACGACGACGAGCACACCGGCAGCGAGCCGCCCGCCCTCCCCGGTTGA
- a CDS encoding DUF4255 domain-containing protein — MMHEVDEALRRVLRGGALPDGSGDVAFEAPSRDWAARRNTPTLNAYLYDIREDVARRERGAIAERDARGVVVRRRQPPRWFRLSYLVTAWTSRPEDEHRLLSAALGCLLGQETLPPAALTEALRALEVTIPITVAVPPPESRSIADIWSALGGELKPSLDVVITVPFPVRPSYEVAPPVTEGAAVVVRGVDGTPDDSRLRMLRPAPDAVPSGTGSRAGER; from the coding sequence GTGATGCACGAGGTCGACGAGGCGTTGCGGCGGGTGCTGCGCGGCGGGGCGCTGCCGGACGGCTCGGGGGACGTCGCGTTCGAGGCGCCGAGCCGCGACTGGGCGGCGCGGCGCAACACCCCCACGCTCAACGCCTATCTCTACGACATACGTGAGGACGTGGCCCGCCGCGAGCGCGGGGCGATCGCGGAGCGGGATGCGCGCGGCGTGGTGGTGCGCAGACGTCAGCCGCCGCGGTGGTTCCGGCTGTCCTACCTGGTCACGGCGTGGACCAGCCGCCCGGAGGACGAGCACCGGCTGCTGTCGGCCGCGCTGGGCTGCCTGCTCGGGCAGGAAACTCTGCCCCCGGCCGCGCTGACGGAGGCACTCCGGGCACTGGAGGTGACCATCCCGATCACGGTCGCGGTGCCACCCCCCGAGTCGCGCTCGATCGCCGACATCTGGTCCGCGCTCGGCGGCGAACTCAAACCGTCCCTGGACGTGGTGATCACCGTGCCCTTCCCGGTCAGGCCCTCGTACGAGGTGGCGCCCCCGGTCACGGAGGGTGCGGCGGTGGTCGTCCGGGGCGTGGACGGCACGCCGGACGACTCCCGGCTCCGCATGCTCCGGCCGGCTCCGGATGCCGTGCCGTCCGGGACGGGCTCTCGTGCGGGTGAGCGGTGA
- a CDS encoding phage tail protein, with amino-acid sequence MAFQPGDAIASHNFGLQIDGVMVEYLQEVSGLTMEQDVIEYQQVSAAGKPVVKKMPGTKKAGECTVIRGMTESAAFSEWINKSIAGDMGSARKNATIMMMDYQNNPVKRYNMRNAWCSKVETSGVKAGDAAALTEQVTIVFEELVIE; translated from the coding sequence GTGGCCTTTCAGCCCGGTGACGCAATCGCCTCACACAATTTCGGCCTGCAGATCGACGGAGTCATGGTCGAATATCTGCAGGAGGTCAGCGGTCTGACCATGGAGCAGGACGTCATCGAATACCAGCAGGTATCGGCGGCCGGAAAGCCCGTCGTGAAGAAGATGCCCGGCACGAAGAAGGCCGGTGAGTGCACGGTGATCCGCGGTATGACGGAGAGCGCCGCGTTCAGCGAATGGATCAACAAGTCCATTGCGGGTGACATGGGTTCGGCCCGCAAGAACGCCACCATCATGATGATGGACTACCAGAATAACCCGGTGAAGCGTTACAACATGCGCAATGCCTGGTGCAGCAAGGTGGAGACCAGCGGGGTCAAGGCGGGCGACGCGGCCGCACTGACCGAGCAGGTCACCATCGTCTTCGAAGAGCTGGTCATCGAATAA
- a CDS encoding DUF5701 family protein, with product MHDITPATPTALPVLPALPAQAERLIERGVHKIAGLSAAELHAFAEAAETAEAPAGGGRGGALLAVHPDHAPASALAPLLRREGTPGFVVTDMQDVDLFTPLDTLALPDAPLYLVTGLDRGDAMANWSPNEALPALTAQARTPLLLTEGVHWVLQQPAVLARNHCFMTIGSRLRKANGALDARTPAVWISNGTGRDGRERRNAPKVGWCWAGNRHTWLGFASATGRRGGN from the coding sequence GTGCACGACATCACGCCCGCCACCCCCACCGCTCTCCCCGTCCTCCCGGCGCTGCCCGCACAGGCCGAGCGCCTGATCGAACGGGGAGTGCACAAGATCGCCGGGCTGTCCGCCGCCGAGCTGCATGCCTTCGCCGAGGCCGCCGAGACCGCCGAGGCTCCTGCGGGCGGCGGACGCGGCGGCGCTCTGCTCGCCGTCCACCCGGACCACGCCCCGGCCTCCGCCCTCGCGCCGCTGCTCCGCCGCGAGGGCACACCGGGCTTCGTCGTCACCGACATGCAGGACGTCGACCTCTTCACGCCGCTCGACACCCTCGCGCTGCCGGACGCGCCGCTCTATCTCGTCACCGGCCTCGACCGCGGCGACGCGATGGCCAACTGGAGCCCGAACGAGGCGCTGCCCGCCCTCACCGCTCAGGCCCGCACCCCGTTGCTGCTCACCGAGGGCGTCCACTGGGTGCTGCAACAGCCCGCCGTCCTGGCCCGCAACCACTGCTTCATGACCATCGGCTCCCGGCTGCGCAAGGCCAACGGCGCCCTGGACGCCCGCACCCCGGCGGTCTGGATCAGCAACGGCACCGGGCGGGACGGTCGCGAGCGCCGCAACGCCCCCAAGGTCGGCTGGTGCTGGGCGGGCAACCGGCACACCTGGCTGGGCTTCGCCTCCGCGACGGGCCGCCGCGGAGGGAACTGA
- a CDS encoding ATP-binding protein — protein MKGAAAGVDASGALLGRLAQLRERVAGLVERRSDGDPTASDPLRGLYVTPETARRLAAQPAEFGTGEARDDEVCAGEAAGGTADRSGALARRFGLSALDLSLLLAALAPDVDRRFEPLYGYLNDDVGRRRATVALALELAGTGPHEPSARARFHPAAPLLAGGLLVLEDEDRPLPGRALRVPERVVAHLLGDDGLDPELCGGGVELLLPRECRDGDGRAFFGRLAALAGQRPIAAHLRERRPGAAAGPVTDALRGAGLPVLRYRPDDSQGDSQDSRRGSRQDGGAGPVGALLREARLRRAAIVVGPLPERAGGLVRALAGREVPVVFFGSEPYDPGWAPDAGLLALDAPDGAVAAAEVWHDELGAGETDFDLGAAVAPYRLAAGQIRRAARAATALAAFDGTPLTAAHVQRSARQQSAPLLDRHARRVRPAVGFDGLVLPPEPLALLHELVQRARHREQVLGDWGLRTGGGRGRGVVGLFAGESGTGKTLSAEVVAGELGLDLYVVELSAVVDKYVGETEKNLERIFSEADRTDALLLFDEADAVFGKRSEVKSSHDRYANLESAYLLQRLESFDGIAVLTTNLRANIDDAFTRRLDLVVDFPFPDTEQRIALWRSCLTATPCADDLGLDACAKEFELSGGAIRSAAVTAGYLAAGRGAPVSAEDIRAGARREYRKMGRLVPDASPLWD, from the coding sequence GTGAAGGGTGCGGCGGCGGGTGTGGACGCGAGTGGTGCGCTGCTCGGGCGGCTGGCGCAGCTGCGTGAGCGGGTGGCCGGGCTCGTCGAGCGGCGCAGCGACGGCGATCCCACGGCCTCGGACCCGCTGCGGGGGCTGTATGTGACCCCGGAGACGGCCCGACGGCTGGCCGCCCAGCCTGCGGAGTTCGGTACGGGGGAGGCGCGCGACGACGAGGTGTGTGCGGGGGAGGCGGCCGGGGGGACAGCGGATCGATCCGGGGCGCTCGCCCGGCGGTTCGGGCTGTCCGCCCTGGACCTGTCCCTCCTCCTGGCGGCGCTCGCCCCCGACGTCGACCGGCGCTTCGAGCCGCTCTACGGCTACCTCAACGACGATGTCGGGCGCCGGCGTGCCACCGTCGCCCTGGCGCTGGAGCTGGCGGGCACCGGCCCGCACGAGCCGTCGGCGCGCGCCCGTTTCCACCCCGCCGCGCCGCTGCTCGCCGGTGGGCTGCTCGTCCTCGAGGACGAGGACCGGCCGCTGCCCGGCCGCGCGCTGCGGGTGCCGGAACGGGTGGTGGCCCATCTCCTGGGGGACGACGGACTCGATCCGGAACTGTGCGGTGGTGGCGTGGAGTTGCTGCTGCCCCGGGAGTGCCGGGACGGCGACGGGCGGGCGTTCTTCGGGCGGCTGGCCGCCCTCGCGGGGCAGCGGCCGATCGCCGCACATCTGCGGGAGCGCCGGCCCGGTGCGGCCGCCGGGCCGGTGACCGATGCGCTGCGGGGCGCCGGTCTGCCCGTGCTGCGGTACCGGCCGGACGACAGCCAGGGCGACAGCCAGGACAGCCGCCGGGGCAGCCGCCAGGACGGCGGTGCGGGGCCGGTGGGCGCGCTGCTGCGTGAGGCGCGGCTGCGGCGGGCGGCGATCGTCGTGGGGCCGCTGCCGGAGCGGGCCGGAGGGCTCGTACGGGCGCTGGCGGGCCGGGAGGTGCCGGTGGTGTTCTTCGGGAGCGAGCCGTACGACCCCGGGTGGGCCCCCGACGCGGGGCTGCTCGCGCTGGACGCACCGGACGGCGCGGTGGCGGCGGCCGAGGTGTGGCACGACGAACTTGGCGCAGGGGAAACCGACTTCGATCTCGGTGCGGCCGTGGCGCCCTACCGGCTGGCCGCCGGGCAGATCCGACGGGCGGCCCGCGCGGCCACCGCCCTCGCCGCCTTCGACGGGACGCCGCTGACCGCCGCCCATGTCCAGCGCAGCGCGCGCCAGCAGTCCGCCCCGCTGCTGGACCGGCACGCCCGCCGCGTCCGGCCGGCCGTCGGCTTCGACGGGCTGGTCCTGCCGCCCGAACCGCTGGCGCTGCTGCACGAACTGGTGCAGCGGGCCCGGCACCGGGAGCAGGTGCTCGGTGACTGGGGGCTGCGTACCGGCGGCGGGCGCGGCAGGGGCGTGGTGGGCCTGTTCGCCGGGGAGTCCGGCACCGGAAAGACGCTCTCCGCCGAGGTCGTGGCCGGGGAACTGGGCCTGGACCTCTACGTGGTGGAGCTGTCCGCGGTGGTCGACAAGTACGTGGGGGAGACGGAGAAGAACCTGGAGCGGATCTTCTCCGAGGCGGACCGCACGGACGCCTTGCTGCTCTTCGACGAGGCCGACGCCGTCTTCGGCAAGCGCTCGGAGGTCAAGAGCTCACACGACCGCTACGCGAACCTGGAGAGCGCGTATCTGCTGCAGCGGCTGGAGTCCTTCGACGGGATCGCCGTGCTCACCACCAACCTGCGGGCCAATATCGATGACGCGTTCACCCGGCGGCTGGACCTGGTGGTCGACTTCCCGTTCCCGGACACCGAGCAGCGGATCGCGCTGTGGCGTTCCTGTCTGACGGCCACGCCCTGTGCGGACGACCTCGGACTGGACGCCTGCGCAAAGGAGTTCGAGCTGTCCGGCGGGGCGATCCGGTCGGCCGCGGTGACCGCCGGATATCTCGCCGCGGGCCGTGGCGCGCCGGTCTCGGCCGAGGACATACGGGCCGGAGCGCGGCGCGAGTACCGCAAGATGGGGCGGCTGGTGCCGGACGCCTCGCCGTTGTGGGACTGA
- a CDS encoding RICIN domain-containing protein: protein MWTSLEPAAITVDPGAAASVRLRIRNTGDTVEEYRLRPAGDPAGWTRVEPEVLRLYPGAEGTAQVTFAPPRTPDAVAGPTPFGIRVEPAEHPEIRDVVEGQVTVGPFTELRCELVPLAVRGRWRAKAAVAVDNLGNQPLTVSLSGRENGDALSVEAQPSSVQVAPGRAAFAQLHIRPGTVSWIGGTNKHPFTVSAQRAGVPEPTELHGTYLQLSVLPRWAMAVCSLLMAAALAFVALWFTAQPSVTTAAKEKPGATARPIDPPKKPAPPAPSVQPSQAPSPKQEPADKAPGGGDDKKDEGPQAQTIRDAANGGWYLQVNQGDQTDGTQVGQNPKWTGDEFGRNQWWVVHHFPENNTVALEAASAPGSVVDVKADTNQVQIEAVSAENLVSGQLPPNQKWRLVDTDNGRTRIVNTANNECLTDMQNDKGAITWACSDGPNDRQDWKISDGQ, encoded by the coding sequence ATGTGGACTTCACTGGAACCGGCCGCGATCACCGTTGACCCGGGTGCCGCCGCGAGCGTACGGCTGCGCATCCGCAACACCGGCGACACCGTCGAGGAATACCGGCTGCGGCCGGCCGGCGACCCCGCGGGATGGACGCGGGTGGAGCCGGAGGTGCTGCGGCTGTACCCGGGGGCCGAGGGCACCGCGCAGGTCACCTTCGCGCCCCCGCGGACACCGGACGCCGTGGCCGGGCCGACGCCCTTCGGCATCCGCGTCGAGCCGGCCGAGCACCCGGAGATCCGCGATGTGGTCGAGGGACAGGTCACGGTCGGACCGTTCACCGAACTCCGCTGCGAGCTGGTCCCGTTGGCCGTACGCGGCCGATGGCGCGCCAAGGCGGCGGTCGCCGTCGACAATCTCGGCAACCAGCCGCTGACGGTCTCGCTCTCCGGCCGGGAGAACGGTGACGCCCTCAGCGTCGAGGCGCAGCCGAGCTCGGTGCAGGTCGCCCCGGGACGCGCCGCTTTCGCGCAGCTCCACATCCGTCCCGGTACGGTCAGCTGGATCGGCGGCACCAACAAGCACCCCTTCACCGTCTCGGCGCAGCGCGCCGGCGTGCCGGAGCCGACGGAGTTGCACGGCACCTACCTTCAGCTGTCCGTGCTGCCGCGCTGGGCGATGGCGGTGTGCTCGCTGCTGATGGCGGCGGCGCTGGCGTTCGTGGCGCTGTGGTTCACGGCCCAGCCCTCGGTGACCACCGCCGCGAAGGAGAAGCCCGGCGCGACCGCACGCCCGATCGACCCTCCCAAGAAGCCGGCGCCCCCGGCGCCGTCCGTGCAGCCGTCGCAGGCCCCGTCGCCCAAGCAGGAGCCCGCGGACAAGGCGCCCGGGGGCGGCGACGACAAGAAGGACGAGGGCCCGCAGGCGCAGACCATCCGGGACGCCGCCAATGGCGGCTGGTACCTCCAGGTCAACCAGGGTGATCAGACCGACGGCACACAGGTCGGCCAGAACCCCAAGTGGACGGGTGACGAGTTCGGCCGCAACCAGTGGTGGGTCGTCCACCACTTCCCCGAGAACAACACGGTCGCCCTGGAGGCGGCCAGCGCCCCGGGCAGCGTCGTCGACGTGAAGGCCGACACCAACCAGGTCCAGATCGAGGCCGTCTCCGCGGAGAACCTCGTTTCGGGCCAGCTGCCCCCGAACCAGAAGTGGCGGCTGGTGGACACGGACAACGGTCGCACCCGCATCGTCAACACGGCCAACAACGAGTGCCTCACCGATATGCAGAACGACAAGGGTGCGATCACCTGGGCGTGCAGCGACGGGCCCAACGACCGGCAGGACTGGAAGATCTCCGACGGGCAGTGA
- a CDS encoding VOC family protein → MITTDFVPGSPCWLDLGAPDVEVATAFYRAVFGWQSASHGGQEAGGYTLFRLDGSAVGAVGPLTEGGARSAWTLYFQTPDADATARAVERAGGTVRVAPVEVGADDGRFAQLTDPQGAEFAVWQPLKDPGLEAADTPGTLCWTELYTTDSAAAQTFYSTVFGWTTQDMPLPGGGGTYTLLAPANCGEDRTHGGLMEVPADLLGPGGTPYWHPVFCSRDCDATVGLVTGNGGTLSMGPETAEGVGRLAVCTDSAGAEFVVLTPEETTQ, encoded by the coding sequence ATGATCACTACCGACTTCGTCCCCGGCTCCCCCTGCTGGCTCGATCTCGGCGCCCCCGATGTCGAGGTCGCCACGGCGTTCTACCGAGCCGTGTTCGGCTGGCAGTCCGCGTCGCACGGTGGCCAGGAGGCGGGCGGCTACACCCTCTTCCGACTCGACGGCAGCGCCGTCGGCGCGGTGGGTCCGCTCACCGAAGGCGGCGCCCGCTCCGCCTGGACGCTCTACTTCCAGACCCCCGACGCGGACGCCACGGCCAGGGCGGTGGAGCGGGCCGGCGGCACAGTCCGCGTGGCCCCCGTCGAAGTCGGCGCGGACGACGGCCGGTTCGCCCAGCTCACGGACCCGCAGGGGGCCGAGTTCGCCGTCTGGCAGCCCCTGAAGGACCCGGGCCTCGAAGCCGCGGACACACCGGGCACGCTGTGCTGGACCGAGCTCTACACCACCGACTCGGCCGCCGCGCAGACCTTCTACTCCACCGTCTTCGGCTGGACCACCCAGGACATGCCGCTCCCCGGCGGTGGCGGCACCTACACCCTGCTCGCCCCCGCGAACTGCGGCGAGGACCGGACGCACGGCGGCCTCATGGAGGTCCCGGCGGATCTCCTCGGCCCCGGCGGAACGCCGTACTGGCACCCGGTGTTCTGCTCGAGGGACTGCGATGCCACCGTCGGCCTGGTGACGGGCAACGGCGGCACCCTGTCGATGGGTCCGGAAACCGCCGAGGGCGTCGGCCGCCTCGCCGTCTGCACGGACTCTGCGGGCGCGGAGTTCGTGGTGCTGACGCCGGAGGAGACGACGCAGTGA
- a CDS encoding phage tail sheath family protein, which translates to MPNYLSPGVYVEEVASGSRPIEGVGTSVAAFVGLAPTGPLNEPTLVTNWSQYVAAFGEFTEGYYLAHSVYGFFNNGGTAAYVVRVGGAADGPQSAGATEAAPRALTAGEPVALGTFKVAAIAAGSAAGGALTVEVQEPEGEGGADRFKLVVKDGDKVVESFDVSAKKSARNYVVAQVKQRSKVIVVEEAVAAAQLAKPDAQSVTLTPPAPAPATPVARGAVERLDSGRFIGDSADRTGFGGLEALDEVNMVAVPDLMACYQQGLIDEEQVKAVQLGLIAHCELMGDRMAVLDPPPSLNARDIRKWRQEIAGYDSRYAALYYPWLKVFDPTSGQSRVVPPSGHMAGIWARNDSERGVHKAPANEVVRGAVDLELQITRGEQDLLNPVGVNCIRSFPGRGIRVWGARTLASDPAWRYLNVRRYFNYLEESILIGTQWVVFEPNDEALWARIRRNISAFLVNEWRSGALFGQRPEDAFYVKCDAEVNPVESVDLGRVICEIGIAPVKPAEFVVFRLAQFSGGGGELEE; encoded by the coding sequence ATGCCCAACTACCTGTCGCCCGGCGTATACGTCGAGGAGGTCGCCAGCGGATCCCGGCCCATCGAGGGCGTGGGAACTTCCGTCGCGGCCTTTGTCGGTCTGGCGCCCACCGGCCCGCTGAACGAGCCGACGCTGGTGACGAATTGGTCCCAGTACGTGGCCGCCTTCGGCGAGTTCACGGAGGGGTACTACCTGGCGCATTCCGTGTACGGCTTCTTCAACAACGGCGGGACGGCGGCGTACGTCGTGCGCGTGGGCGGCGCCGCCGACGGCCCGCAGTCCGCCGGGGCCACGGAAGCGGCGCCCAGGGCGCTGACCGCCGGGGAGCCGGTGGCGCTGGGCACCTTCAAGGTCGCCGCGATCGCGGCCGGTTCCGCCGCCGGCGGTGCGCTCACCGTCGAGGTGCAGGAGCCCGAGGGTGAGGGCGGCGCCGACCGGTTCAAGCTGGTCGTCAAGGACGGCGACAAGGTCGTCGAGAGCTTCGACGTCAGCGCGAAGAAGAGCGCCCGGAACTATGTCGTCGCGCAGGTGAAGCAGCGGTCCAAGGTGATCGTCGTCGAAGAGGCCGTCGCGGCCGCACAGCTGGCGAAGCCGGACGCCCAGAGCGTCACGCTGACCCCGCCCGCCCCGGCGCCCGCCACCCCCGTCGCGCGCGGCGCCGTCGAGCGGCTGGACTCCGGCCGGTTCATCGGTGACTCCGCGGACCGCACCGGATTCGGCGGCCTGGAGGCGCTCGACGAGGTCAACATGGTCGCCGTGCCGGACCTGATGGCCTGCTACCAGCAGGGTCTCATCGACGAGGAGCAGGTCAAGGCCGTCCAGCTCGGGCTCATCGCGCACTGCGAGCTGATGGGCGACCGGATGGCCGTCCTCGACCCGCCGCCCTCCCTGAACGCCCGCGACATCCGTAAGTGGCGCCAGGAGATCGCCGGTTACGACTCCCGCTATGCCGCGCTCTACTACCCGTGGCTCAAGGTCTTCGACCCGACCTCCGGCCAGTCGCGCGTCGTCCCGCCGTCCGGCCACATGGCCGGCATCTGGGCCCGTAACGACTCCGAGCGGGGTGTCCACAAGGCGCCGGCCAACGAAGTCGTCCGTGGGGCGGTCGATCTGGAATTGCAGATCACCCGCGGTGAGCAGGACCTGCTCAATCCGGTCGGCGTGAACTGCATCCGGTCCTTCCCCGGACGCGGAATCCGGGTGTGGGGCGCGCGGACCCTGGCGTCCGATCCGGCGTGGCGCTATCTGAACGTCCGACGCTACTTCAACTACCTCGAGGAATCGATCCTCATCGGGACGCAGTGGGTGGTGTTCGAGCCGAACGACGAGGCCCTGTGGGCCCGTATCCGGCGCAACATCTCGGCGTTCCTGGTCAACGAGTGGCGCTCGGGCGCGTTGTTCGGCCAGCGGCCCGAGGACGCGTTCTACGTGAAGTGTGACGCGGAGGTCAACCCCGTCGAGTCCGTCGACCTGGGAAGGGTCATCTGCGAGATCGGTATCGCCCCGGTCAAGCCCGCCGAATTCGTGGTCTTCCGACTGGCGCAGTTCTCCGGAGGCGGCGGGGAACTGGAGGAGTAA
- a CDS encoding response regulator transcription factor: MPQKRVTVTVHASDPLSRAGVVSHLQLEPSVEIVQDRVGATDGGWAEGGRGQEGGETVGAVAVTLVDRLDESASAELRRLVRGGEQRVVLIARDLREPELMTAVEYGVRAILWRHQATPRRLLRAVQSAARGEGHLPPDLISRLLTQVGQLRRSAGAAASVALTPTFGMTPREVDVLRLIAEGLDTRQISEKLSYSERTVKNVLHGLMTRLHLRNRAHAVAYALREGYI, translated from the coding sequence ATGCCGCAGAAACGTGTCACGGTCACCGTGCATGCCTCTGACCCGCTCAGCCGGGCCGGTGTGGTCAGCCACTTGCAACTGGAGCCCTCCGTCGAGATCGTCCAGGACCGGGTCGGTGCGACGGACGGGGGATGGGCTGAAGGAGGAAGAGGGCAGGAGGGCGGGGAGACGGTCGGGGCCGTGGCCGTCACGCTCGTCGACCGGTTGGACGAGTCCGCCTCGGCCGAGCTGCGGCGCCTGGTACGCGGTGGCGAGCAGCGGGTGGTGCTGATCGCGCGGGATCTGCGCGAGCCGGAGCTGATGACCGCCGTAGAGTACGGCGTGCGGGCCATTCTCTGGCGCCACCAGGCCACCCCACGGCGGCTGTTACGGGCGGTGCAGAGCGCGGCGCGCGGTGAGGGGCATCTGCCGCCGGACCTGATCAGCAGGCTGCTCACGCAGGTGGGGCAGCTCCGGCGGTCCGCGGGGGCCGCCGCCTCTGTCGCGCTGACGCCGACGTTCGGAATGACGCCGCGCGAGGTCGATGTGCTGCGGCTCATCGCCGAGGGGCTGGACACCCGGCAGATCTCCGAGAAGCTCTCCTACTCCGAACGTACCGTCAAGAACGTTCTGCACGGCCTGATGACGCGGCTGCACCTGCGCAATCGCGCGCACGCCGTCGCCTACGCACTACGAGAGGGATACATCTGA